The genomic segment TTCTATTGTAGGACCAacgaaggcttcctggaggaagaaggaGCTCAGCTTCTCCAAGATAGAAAATCATCCAAGCAGATACAgtgaaattaagttaaaatgctGGTCATCTCTGCAAATATGATTATCTTGGCATAAATACAGTTAGCTCACTTTGACAAATGATATTTCAgtaggagtaaaaaaaaaatgttataaaataagaAGCCAAAGGGATGTCACAATTTAGTCCTGTACATCATTTCATTTAGTCTGAGATACATTCTTTCTCACACTTCACATCTGAAATCTATGTGGATTCTACTAGTGATATTGTCTTATAATGTacaattttttatcatttttccaCCAGAGTATGAATTATGATTTATCTAAAGCTTATCAGAACACTGATTTGATCAAATATGATggttgctgctgttaagtcacttcagtcgtatctgattctgtgtgaccccatagacggcagcccaccaggctcccccatccctgggattctccaggcaagaacattggagtgggttgccatttccatttgaTGAAATATAATGAGAGTGACTCCTGAGCTGTCAACCTGAGTTTCTGGGCTCCTGGGTAATTGCTCTAAATGGGAAAGAAGACACGGCGAGGGCTCACAAGATAGTCTGATATGACCTGTTAAGAACACAAGcagtcagacagaaaaggacaaattataacattgcttacatgtggaatttaaaaaatgatacaaataaatttatctccaaagtagaaatagagttacagttTTACACAACAATCTTATGGTTACTAGGGGAAAGGGAgtgaaggataaattgggagattggaattgacgcatacgcataaatatatataaaatagataattaacagGGGACCTACTGTGTatcacagggaattctactcaatactctgtaatgatctatgtGGGAATTTCTATTCCCACATATTCTattctaaaaagagtggatatatgtataactgattcattttgctgtacaacagaaagtaacacaatatttaaatcaactatattctgacaaaaaaaattaaataaaaaagaacagaagcaaacaaAATTACTCTACATAACAGATATTTGTGTAGCTATGTTCATGGCAGCAGTATTCacatagccaaaaagtagaatcAACTCAAGCTTCCATTggcagataaatagataaaatttgttatacagtcttaaaaaggaaagaaatactaaTATGTGTTGctacatgaatgaatgatgagGACACTGTGTTGTGTGGAATAAGgcagtcacaaaaagaaaaatagtgatgATTTAACTTATAAGAATTACTTAAAGCAGTCAGATTTCTAtagacagaaagtaaaatgaagGTTGCCAAGGGATGGAAGAGCAATGAATGAGGAATGGGACTTAATGGGCATAGACATttagtttttcaaaatgaaaagagttcTAGAGATTGGTTGCatacaatgtgaatgtactcaaTCCTACTAaactttatgtttaaaattaCTAATGTGGTAAGTTTTAtgtcatgtatattttaccataactttaaaaaaattagatttacATAAAAAAGTGAGTTGGGCAGAAAGGGGAAAAGTTCTGATGGAAATGCTGAGACTAGAATGATGTAGTAGACGAAATGGAATGAGTGAGAGAATGGACagaaaggaaagattaaaaatgaaaactcaccAACGCCTCCAAAGCCATAATGCAAGACATATCAAAAGGATCAAGGAGGGCACTATTATTGCCACAGATATCAAGCCAATGTACTTGGGGTGTCCTGGCAATATGGAGAGGACACAAGGATGTCACTTCAAACCCATTCACTAGTTCTTCTGGCCCTCTTGCCCACCCGAGTGTCAGCAGCACCATTACCTGCTTACGGACATCTCTGGTTCCCTTTCTCTTATTCCCAGATGTCATATAGTCACAGCCACCCTTAGTCTCTCCTTCTTGCCCCATCCCACCCAGTCAATAGTCCTTCATTCTTACCTATTCTATACCTTAGatcattattttcattccttCAGCACTGTAGTCCCAGAAATAAACCTCAATttctatctttctctcttttcctctcccttcctacctctccctctgtctctctttcttccccctctccctccgTCTCTCTGTATCTGCCCCATCaaatccctccccttccccaggcccTCTCTCTGTTCTTGAGGACCATCTTCTCACATCCCCAGTTCCTTCTCACCCCAGTACAGTATGATGTCCTGGTCTCCTAGACTGCTGTGCTTCACTCGACAACTCAGCCCAGCCGCCTCCCCAGCCACCACATCCAGGGTTACTCGGAGATACCAAGTCCAGTCAGCATTGGGCATGATGTTTCCTTGCTGAGTGCCAGGCTGCTCCTGCTCACCCCTCATCCACATCACCCGCACAGGTTTTGGGTAGAATCCTGAGACATGGCAGACCAGCAGTAGGCGGCCAGGCCCAGGAGTGgggccactggacagccaggctTCAGGCTTCACTGGGGTAGGAAGGGGTAGAAAGAGTATCAAGTTATGTCTCTGATCTAGAGCATACAGAGTCAGAAACCCACAAGTGTGGACAATGACCTCTTCCACTTCTTTGGAAACCAAATAATGTATTGATTAAACCCCTCTCTTCATAGGTACCTCCTACTCTTAAATTTAAAGAAGGTGGTGGGAAGTGAAATAGGAAAGTCTTGGGGAGAAAACAGGATTAACCTTGCCTCTGCAGTTCCGCCTTCCCTGCATCGAGGACACCCAGGAGATATCGGGGGCAGGTTTCTGAGAGGAGTGTGTCTATGATACGCAAGATGCCTTGGTACTGAGTAATGAATACACAAAACCACTGTGCATCACTGCCTCCCTCTGGCTCAGGCACACATGAACGATTCTTGATGCTCATGAAATCCAGTCCTCCAAAACCTGCTCTCAAGAAGCTTTGTATGACCTTCCCAGAATGCAGCTCACAACCTGCTATGCCCTGAATCACAAACGggtctataaagaaagaaaacagagacatagtgattttaa from the Bos javanicus breed banteng chromosome 3, ARS-OSU_banteng_1.0, whole genome shotgun sequence genome contains:
- the LOC133238819 gene encoding T-cell surface glycoprotein CD1b-3; its protein translation is MLLLPLLLLAVIVPGGDNEDAFQGPTSFHLIQISTFANSTWTQNQGSGWLDDLQIHGWDSDSGTAIFLKPWSKGNFSDEEVAEMEELFRVYFIGFTLEVQDIVSEFQFEYPFVIQGIAGCELHSGKVIQSFLRAGFGGLDFMSIKNRSCVPEPEGGSDAQWFCVFITQYQGILRIIDTLLSETCPRYLLGVLDAGKAELQRQVKPEAWLSSGPTPGPGRLLLVCHVSGFYPKPVRVMWMRGEQEQPGTQQGNIMPNADWTWYLRVTLDVVAGEAAGLSCRVKHSSLGDQDIILYWGHPKYIGLISVAIIVPSLILLICLALWLWRRWSYQTIL